In a single window of the Osmerus eperlanus chromosome 4, fOsmEpe2.1, whole genome shotgun sequence genome:
- the LOC134019535 gene encoding serum response factor-binding protein 1-like codes for MDVLEDSYAHIIEAPVVEAPIIEAPVVEAPITEAPVVKAPIIEAHIIEAPVVKAHFIEAHIIEAPVVEAHFIEAPVVEAPITEAPVVEAPIIEAHIIEAPVIEAHIIEAPVVEAHIIEAPVVEAHIIEAPVVEAHIIDQVLQAEVPISRAKRARRVLARIFRAMCCGCCRATHD; via the exons ATGGATGTGCTGGAGGATTCGTAT GCCCACATCATTGAGGCCCCTGTTGTCGAGGCCCCCATCATTGAGGCCCCTGTTGTCGAGGCCCCCATCACTGAGGCCCCTGTTGTCAAGGCCCCCATTATTGAGGCCCACATCATTGAGGCCCCTGTTGTCAAGGCCCACTTCATTGAGGCCCACATCATTGAGGCCCCTGTTGTCGAGGCCCACTTCATTGAGGCCCCTGTTGTCGAGGCCCCCATCACTGAGGCCCCTGTTGTCGAGGCACCCATCATTGAGGCCCACATCATTGAGGCCCCTGTTATCGAGGCCCACATCATTGAGGCCCCTGTTGTCGAGGCCCACATCATTGAGGCCCCTGTTGTCGAGGCCCACATCATTGAGGCCCCTGTTGTCGAGGCCCACATCATTGATCAGGTCCTCCAGGCAG AAGTCCCCATCAGCAGGGCTAAGAGGGCGAGGCGTGTCTTGGCTCGCATCTTTCGTGCCATGTGCTGTGGATGTTGCCGTGCCACCCACGATTAG
- the rnf114 gene encoding E3 ubiquitin-protein ligase RNF114 yields the protein MAMLGSFSSAQQKKNVSAGDRDVTEFVCPVCLEIFDSPVTTQCGHTFCQSCLQECLRPQKPVCAVCRAGLGHWAKATDLEALIHSSVAACKGCGAQVALSQMRGHTGACPKYQEYIEEGVRTTAQSQPAILSPVPNRYTFSCPFCNCQNLDQDGLVEHCTSQHARDTRHVVCPICASMPWGDPNYRSADFFQHLKIRHTFSYDTFVDYSTDEHTMIQEALQRSLMEN from the exons ATGGCGATGCTAGGAAGCTTCAGCTCTGCACAGCAAAAGAAAAATGTTTCTGCTGGAGACAGGGATGTGACAGAGTTTGTTTGCCCAGTTTGCCTCGAAATATTTGACAGCCCTGTCACAACGCAGTGTGGCCATAC GTTCTGTCAGAGTTGCCTGCAGGAGTGCTTGCGGCCTCAGAagcctgtgtgtgctgtgtgccggGCCGGCCTGGGCCACTGGGCTAAAGCTACGGACCTCGAGGCCCTCATCCACTCCTCAGTGGCCGCATGCAAAGGCTGTGGAGCCCAG GTGGCTCTGTCTCAGATGAGAGGCCACACCGGAGCCTGTCCTAAATACCAAGAGTACATCGAAGAGGGTGTGAGGACGACTGCTCAGAGCCAGCCTGCCATCCTCAG tcccgtGCCCAACCGCTACACCTTCTCCTGCCCATTTTGCAACTGCCAGAACCTCGACCAGGACGGCCTGGTCGAGCACTGCACTTCCCAGCATGCCCGGGACACACGTCATGTG GTGTGTCCCATCTGTGCCTCCATGCCATGGGGAGACCCCAACTACAGGAGCGCAGACTTCTTCCAGCACCTCAAGATCagacacaccttctcctacgaCACGTTCGTG gattaCTCCACAGATGAGCACACAATGATCCAGGAGGCACTGCAGCGCTCCCTCATGGAGAACTGA